Part of the Pseudarthrobacter sp. L1SW genome, CCACGCCGGAGTTCGGCGAAGTGCTGGGCTACGAAAACCACAGCGGGCAGACCACGCTGGGCAGCGGAGTCCGTCCGTTGGGCACCGTGGCCAAGGGCACCGGAAACAACAGCAATGACGGCCACGAGGGCGCCCGCTACCGCAACATCGTGGCCAGCTACCTGCACGGGTCCCTGCTGCCCAAAAACCCTGCCATCGCGGACTTCCTGATTCGAACCGCCGCTGAACGCAAGTTCGGCACGTTCGTCCCGGGCCACCCTGACGACCACTACGCGGAACTCGCCAGGGAACACGCGGCGCGGCGGCCGCGCTAAGCGCACCGGCGTTCACGCCGAACCGCGGCCCGGTGCCCTCAACGCCAGTGGAAGTACTCGCGGTGGATGTTGGCGGCACGCACGCCTGCGGCCCGGAACGCCCGCCGGAATTGGCGGAGCATCCGGTCCGGGCCGCCCATGAAGACCGATACGCCGGCCGGGTCGCCGCCCGCGGTGTCCAGCACCTGCTGCGGAGTCAGGCGGCTGCCTGCCTGGGTGTCGATGAGATGGACGGTCAGTCCTGGTTGCTGTGCGGCGATGGTTTCGATCTCGTCAGTAAACGGCGACCGGCCAGCCGATGTGACGAAGAGGTGGACCGTTTCCTGGAGTTCCCCGTCGAGGGAGCGAAGCCAGCTGAGGAATGGCGTGATGCCCACGCCGGCAGCAATCCACACCTGGCGCGGCGTGCCGGCCAGCCGGTCGAACCCGCCGTAAGGCCCGCTGACCACTGCGGGCATGCCCGGCTCCACCAGATCGGGAAGCTTGGCGGTGTGGTCACCGAGTGCTTTCACTGTGATGCGGATGCCTTGGTCCGCCGGTGATCCCGAGATGGAGAACGGATGCCGCTGCCAGCCCTCCTTTGTCTCCAGGTAGATCATGGCAAACTGGCCCGCCCTGAAATCCAGCTGCTTCCCCAGGGGCTTGAGATGCACGTCCACCAGTCCTGGTGCTACGGTCCGGACCTCGTCCACTTGGTAGTCGTGATGCGGCAGGAAGTACCGTGCCACCAGCTCCCGGTAGGCGTAGAACCCCAGCCCCACGCCGCCAACCACCACGTAAGTCCAGCGCAGCACCGGTTCGGAATCGAAGATGGTGGCATCCAGGAGTCCGTGGAAGAAGCCTGCGGCAACAAATAGGCCGGTCAACCGGTGGAATCCCCGCCATCGTTCGTAGCCGCCGAGGACACGGGTGACCATTTTCACCGGCCAGGAATCACGTAGATGAAGTACCGGACCATGCATGGCAGCCGGAAGAAGGGTACGCCACCTCGGCAGCATGGCCCACGCCACCAAAGCCGCCAGCCCCACAGCGCCGGGCACCGCCATCGCCTTGCCCAGGTCGGTTGCCTGCGGATTGGAGGCAAGTTCCACATGCGGCAGCAATAGCAGTGTCCCAGTAATGGCGAGGCGGCGGTGCCAGATGGCGGCGTAATCAATACCGCCGAAAATCTGCTCGACCTGCGGGAGGGTGCTGATGAGGACGAGGGCGAGGGACATCAGCAGGATTGACTCTCCGCCCGAAAGTTGACCGAGGTGGCGTACCACTGGCTCCCCTTGCGGCCGCATCAGGAGCCACAGTGCCCCAAAAGCGACAGTGAGGGCGCCGATCGCCAGAGGGCCTATCAGCCGGAAGGGTACGCCCAGGACTGCCTGGCGCTTCTGCCGTCGTTCCATGTCTGCCATCTGTCACCGTTCCTTCGTGATGAGCAGTTCATGCGCGCCACCGGCCGCAGCGCCCCTTGACTCCACGACGCCAAGTGTCCGCTGCCTGGTGGCGGCGTCGGCTTCCGGCCCGGCGCAGGGGCCCTTCGGCGCATCCGCGGCCACTGAACACCAGCGGTAGGGATCACGGACCATCACCGATGGGGCCCACGCCAGGTCCGTGGTGGACCACCTGCCGGACGCCTCCTGGCCGAACTGCACCCGAACGAGCAGGCCCTCATTGTTGACCACGTACCACGGGGAAAGTTCCGTGATGCCGTTGCCCAGCCCGTAGGCGATCCAGGTGCCCTTGTAGTTTTCGATCGGCTGCACGGCATGCGCGTGGTGCCCATAGACCAGGTTGAACTGGCCGCTGTCCGCCAGGGCGTGCGCCACCTCTTGCTGCTGGGCGTTGGGCTCGCTGGAGTATTCGTCCCCCGCGTGCATGGCCGCCAGCACGATGTCCGCTCCCTCCGCCCGCGCTTTCTCCGCCTTGGCGATCATGGCGGGCGCGTCCAGCGTGTCCACCTGCCAAGGGTGGTCCGGAACCAAGCCGTTCAGCCCGTAGGTTGCCTGGACGACGGCGATCTTCGCGGCCGCAGTCTGCATGACGAGGATCCCCTGGGACTCGGTTTCTGTCCGGTAGGACCCCGTGTGCTTGAGGCCGGCGGCGTCCAGCGTGTCCAGGGTGCGCAGCAGTCCATCAGTACCGCGGTCGATCGTGTGGTTGCTGCCCGTGGTGCAGGCCTGGTATCCCACCACCTTTGCGGCGGTGATGATCTGCGGCGGAACGTTGAAGGAGGGATAGGCCGAGAACGGGCCGTCCGGACCGGCCACGGGGGTTTCCAGGTGGCAGATGGCAAGGTCGCTGTTGTTGATGTACCTGCGCTGGCCTTCCAGGAGCGGAACGAAGTCCATCCCCGGCTTGCCCGCGGCCGCCGCGTCCTGCTGTGCCTGCTGCCACAGCTGCGCGTGAACCAGCATGTCGCCGGTGACCAGGACGGACGTGCAGCGGAGCACGGGGCAGGCCGGCCCCTTCCCGGGGGTGGGGGTGGGCGTTGGCGTGGGCTGCGGAGTTGAAGTTGCGGCGGCTGCAGGGACCGAGCTGCTGTCGCCGCCCGTGCCAGGAAGCGCCCCGGTTGAAGCGGAGCTTCCTGGCCGGGCCGTGGATCCGTCCTGCTCCGCCACCAGGCCGCAGCCCGCCACGGCGCCGAACAGTAACAGTGCAACCGCCAAGGCCGAAGCGCAGGCGCGGATACGCACCGGCCCCCTGCCGGACATGGTCCCCATAGTTGCCATTCTAGGGATGGGGGCGTGGCGTGGCGCACATTGAGAAGCGTGGCCTGCTGTGAAAGGTTTTAGTTCATGACCAACCCCCTCCTGGCGCCGAGTCCCCTGCCGTACGGACTCCCGCCTTTCGCCGAGATCCAACCCGCCCATTACCAGGAAGCCATCGAAGCGGGCCTCGCCGGGCACCTGGCCGAAATCCAGGCCATCGTGGACAACCCCGATCCCGCCACCTTCGAGAACACGGCCCTGGCGATGGAGCGCTCCGGCCGGCTGCTGGAGAGGGCGGCAGCCTCCTTTTTCACACTTGTCTCAGCCGATGCCTCTGACGTGATTCGGGACCTCGAGACGAAACTCTCCCCACTCTTCTCCGCACACCAGGACGAGGTGTACCTGAACCGGGCATTGTTTGAGCGTTTCGCCGCGATTGACACTGCGGGGTGCGACGCCGAGTCCGTGCGCCTCGTGGAGGAGTACCTCAAGGAGTTCCGGCAGTCCGGCATCCAGCTTGACGGCCCGGGCCAGGACAGGCTCCGCGCCATCAATGCCGAACTCTCACGGCTGGGCACGGAGTTCGGCCAGCGGGTCAAGGAAGGCATGAAGTCTGCGGCCCTCCTGCTGGACCACGCCGGCGACCTCGCGGGCCTGCCGGCTGATGACATTGCCAGCGCCGCGGAGGCTGCCCGCGCGGCCGGTCATGAAGGGAAGTTCCTGCTGACGCTGATCCAGCCCAGCAACCAGCCAGCCCTGGCCGCCCTCGAAAACCGCGACATCCGCCGTCGGCTCTTCGAAGCCTCCGTAGCCCGGGGCAGCAGCGGCGGCAGCCTTGACGTGCTCGGACTCGCCACCTCCATGGCAGGACTTCGCGCCGAGAAGGCGTCGCTGCTCGGCTTTGCCAATTACGCCGAGCTGGTGGTGGACCGCCAGACTGCTCCGGACTTCGAATCTGTCCAGTCCATGCTTAGCCGCATGGCGCCGGCAGCAGTGCGGAACGCAGACGCAGAGGCGGCGGCGCTGGCCGAGGCTGCTGGCCATCCGCTGGAGGCCTGGGACTGGGCCTTCTACTCGGCCAGGGTCCGCCGCGAGAAGTACGCGGTGGACGAACAGGAGCTGCGACCCTATTTTGAACTTGACCGGGTCCTGGCCGACGGGGTCTTCTTCGCCGCCACATCCCTGTACGGCATTACCTTCCACGAGCGGAAGGACCTGTCCGGCTACCACCCCGATGTGCGCGTGTGGGAGGTCCGCGGCGAGGACGGGGAGGGACTGGGGCTGTTCCTGGGTGACTACTACACACGCGAGTCCAAGCGTGGCGGCGCCTGGATGAATTCACTGGTTGAGCAGGCGGGACTGCTGGGAACCAGGCCGGTTGTCATCAACAACCTGAACATCTCCAAGCCGCCGGCAGGCGAACCGACCCTGCTGACCCTGGATGAGCTGCGGACCACGTTCCACGAATTTGGCCATGCCCTGCACGGGCTCTTTTCCAACGTTACGTACCCGCGCTTTTCCGGCACGGCGGTGCCCCGCGACTTTGTGGAATACCCGTCCCAGGTCAACGAGATGTGGATCATGTGGCCCGCGGTACTGGCCAACTATGCCCGCCACCACGCCACCGGCGAACCCCTTCCGGCAGGTGTCGTTGAAAAGCTGAACGAATCCCGGCTGTGGGGCGAAGGCTTCGCCACCACCGAGTACTTGGGCGCTGCCTTATTGGACCTGGCCTGGCATGTCCTCGCGGCCGGCGATGTTCCCGACGACGCCGCGGCTTTCGAGGACAAGGCGCTCGCTGCCGCCGGCATCGCCCACGCCTTGATTCCGCCGCGCTACCGGACGGGCTACTTCCAGCACGTCTTCGCAGGCGCAGGGTACGCGGCGGGCTACTACTCGTACATCTGGAGCGAGGTCCTGGACGCCGAGACCGTCGACTGGTTCACCGAAAACGGCGGCCTCACCCGCGCCAACGGCCAGCGTTTCCGCGAGGAGCTGCTGTCACGGGGAAACAGCCGTGACCCGCTGGAATCCTTCCGCACCCTCCGCGGCCGCGACGCCCGGCTCGAGCCCCTCCTCAAGCGCCGCGGCCTCGAGTAACGTACCGGCTCCCAACTGGGTAGCGCCAAGTGTCGTTCTGAGCCCTCAAAACGACACTTAGCGCTACTCAGTTGGGTTAAATGGACGACGCCGGTCCCCCACCAGAGAAAGGTGAGGAACCGGCGTCGTCAGTTACAACACGCAGCAAGGCGACGGGCGGCGCGGTCCGGCAGCGTGCGTAAGAGGGGCCCCGCGTCCCGGCTCGCCGCGAAGCGGCCTTAGCGGGACGCGGGGAATAGCGCGCAGAGGATCAGCGCCGCCAGGCGCGAACCAGAAAAATTACCAGCCGCGCTCGGCGAGGCGGTGCGGCTGGGGGATCTCGTCAACGTTGATACCCACCATGGCTTCGCCCAGGCCGCGGGAGGCCTTGGCGATGACGTCGGGGTCGTCGAAGAAGGTGGTGGCCTTCACGACGGCGGCGGCGCGCTGGGCGGGGTTGCCGGACTTGAAGATGCCGGAGCCGACAAACACGCCGTCGGCGCCGAGCTGCATCATCATGGCGGCGTCGGCCGGGGTGGCGATGCCGCCGGCGGTGAACAGGACCACGGGAAGCTTGCCGGCAGCGGCAACTTCCTTGACCAGCTCGTACGGTGCCTGGAGCTCCTTGGCCGCGACGTACAGCTCATCCTCGGGCAGGGCGGCGAGCTTGGCGATTTCGGCGCGGATCTGGCGCATGTGGCCGGTGGCGTTGGAGACGTCGCCGGTGCCGGCCTCGCCCTTGGAGCGGATCATCGCCGCACCCTCGTTGATGCGGCGCAGCGCCTCACCAAGGTTTGTCGCACCGCAGACGAAGGGGACCTTGAACTTCCACTTGTCGATGTGGTTGACGTAGTCGGCCGGGGTGAGGACCTCGGACTCGTCGATGTAGTCCACGCCGAGGGACTGCAGGACCTGCGCCTCCACGAAGTGGCCGATCCGGGCCTTCGCCATGACGGGGATGGATACGGCGTCGATGATCTGGTCGATCATGTCCGGATCCGACATGCGGGACACGCCGCCCTGGGCGCGGATATCGGCCGGAACGCGTTCCAGCGCCATCACAGCAACGGCACCGGCGTCTTCGGCGATGCGGGCCTGTTCGACGTTGACGACGTCCATGATGACGCCGCCCTTGAGCATCTCAGCCATGCCGCGCTTGACGCGGTTGCTGCCCGTGACGCTGTTCGCGGACGAACCGGCTTCGCTGCTTACATCAGGTGTAGACACAAAAACCCCTATGGGTAGATAGATGACCTTCGCCGGGGTGCAGGGCGGCACGGAGATGCCGATGTACACGCACCGGGTTGCCGGATCCATTGACCGGGCAGTCCTAATACTAGTCTCACCGCGGCCAGCGGGCTTAATTCGCGTTAATCAGCAGGCGACGGCTCTGCGAGGGACTGGCGGCGGACGGACAGCACGCGCTGGACCACCGTGATGAAGCTGGCCACGGCAAGCAGCAGAAGCGTCACCAGCAGCACCACCTCCGGGAGGCCCAGCCCGGTGAAACCGGTAACAACCAGCACCGAGACCAGGCGTTCTGCCCGTTCCGCGATGCCGGTGTTGGCCGTAAAGCCCAGCGATTCGGCCTTGGCCCGGGCATACGACACCACCATGCCCAGGACCAGGCAGACCATGGCTGCCACCGCGATGGGAATGTTCGCCCCGCCGGTGAAAAACCAGACGGCCAGTCCGGCGAACAGGGCGCCGTCCGCGATCCGGTCAAGCGTGGAGTCGAGGAAGTTGCCCCACCGGCTGCCTACCTCCCGCATCCTGGCCATGATGCCGTCCAGGACGTCGGAGAAGATAAACGCGGTGATGAACAGGGTTCCCCACCAAAGCTGGCCGAGCGGATAAAAGACCAGGGCTCCCACTACGACGCCGGCGGTGCCGATGACCGTTACTGCATCCGGTGAAACACCGATCTTGAGGAGCCAGCGGGCAAGCGGGGTGAACAGCGCGGTGAAAAAGCCGCGGGCGTGCCTATTCAGCATCCGTCTCCCCTGGCCAGGCGTCGGCCACCTGCTGGCGGACCTCGTCCAGGGTCTGCGTGATGGCCTTGGTCTGGGCGATGATCGGGAAGAAGTTTCCGTCACCGCCCCAGCGGGGAACGATGTGCTGGTGCAGGTGCGCCGCGATCCCGGCACCGCCCACCACGCCCTGGTTCATGCCGAGGTTGAAGCCGCCCGGGTTGGCCACTTTCCGCAGGACCCGCATGGCTGTCTGCGTGAGCTCCGCGAACTCGGCGGTCTCATCGAGGGTCAGGTCCGTGTAGTCGGGTATGTGGCGGTACGGGCAGACCAGGAGGTGCCCGGGATTGTAGGGAAAGAGGTTCAGCACCACGTAGCAGGTCTTTCCGCGGTGGACGATGAGGGCTTCCTCGTCAGTCCGTCCGGGTCCTACGCAGAAGGGGCAGTCATTTTCGTTCTTGAACTGGTGCTGCCCGCCCTTGATATAGGCCATGCGGTGCGGAGTCCACAGGCGCTGGAAGGCGTCCGGGACACCGGCGAGGTCAAAGTCGTCGGTAACGCCGGCATCGCCTGGATACCCTGCGCCTGTGTTCTCCTGCACGGTGCTGTTCCGTTTCCGCTAGCTGGTCCGGTTACGGACGGCTTCGGTGATCCGCTTGACTGCCTCTGCCACGGGCACGCCGTTGTCCTGGCTTCCGTCGCGGAAGCGGAACGAGACCGCGCCGGCCTCTGCGTCATCCCCGCCGGCGATCAGCACGAACGGGATCTTGTCCTTGCTGGCGGTGCGGATCTTCTTCGGGAACCGGTCCGAGGAGGTGTCCACCTCGGCACGGATGCCCGCAGCCTTGAGCTGGTCGACGACGTCGAACATGTACTCGTTGAACGTTTCGGCAACCGGGATGCCCACCACCTGCACGGGGGCCAGCCACGCGGGGAAGGCGCCGGCGTAATGCTCGGTGAGCACGCCCATGAAGCGCTCGATCGATCCGAACAATGCCCGGTGGATCATGACGGGCCGCTGGCGGGTGCCGTCTGCGGCCTGGAATTCGAGTTCGAACCGCTCCGGCAGGTTGAAGTCCAGCTGGATGGTGGACATCTGCCAGGTGCGGCCCAGGGCGTCCTTAGCCTGCACGGAGATCTTAGGGCCGTAGAACGCGGCTCCGCCCGGATCGGGGACAAGCTCAAGCCCGGATTCCTGGGCCACTTCCGAAAGTGTCCGCGTGGCCTCTTCCCAGGCGGCATCCTCGCCAACGTACTTCTCAGGATCCTTGGTGGAGAGTTCCAGGTAGAAGTCGTTCAGACCGTAGTCCTTGAGGAGGCCAAGGACGAAGTTCAGTGTTTTGGTGAGCTCGTCCTTCATCTGCTCGCGGGTGCAGTAGATGTGGGCGTCGTCCTGTGTCATGCCCCGGACCCGGGTCAGGCCGTGCACCACGCCGGACTTCTCGTACCGGTACACGGACCCGAATTCGAACAGCCGCAAGGGCAGCTCACGGTACGAGCGTCCGCGCGCCCGGAAGATCAGGTTGTGCATGGGGCAGTTCATCGGCTTGAGGTAGTAGTCCTGGCCGGGTTTGCGGACGGTACCGTCCTCGTTGAGTTCGGCGTCCACGTGCATGGCCGGGAACATGCCGTCCTTGTACCAGTCCAGGTGGCCGGAGACCTCGTACAGGTGGCCCTTGGTGATGTGCGGCGTGTAGACGAACTCGTAGCCGGCCTCGACATGCCGCTGGCGGGAGTAGTCCTCCATCTCCTTGCGGATGATGCCGCCCTTGGGGTGGAAGACGGGAAGGCCCGAGCCGAGTTCGTCCGGGAAGGAGAACAAGTCAAGTTCGGAGCCGAGTTTGCGGTGGTCGCGGCGTTCGGCCTCGGCGATGCGCTCCTGGTAGGCCTTGAGTGCGTCCTTGGTGGGCCAGGCCGTGCCGTATATCCGCTGGAGCTGCTGGTTCTTCTGGTTGCCCAGCCAGTAGGCGGAGGACGAGCGGGTGAGGGCGAAGGCGTTGGAGATCAGCTTGGTGTTGGGCAGGTGCGGGCCGCGGCAGAGATCACACCAGACGGTGGTCCCTTCCTTCCGCTCAACGTTGTCGTAGATGGTGATGTCACCGGCGCCGACTTCGACGTTGACGCCTTCGCCGGCTTCCGCGGCCTCGTTTTTCTTGCCCAGGAGTTCAAGCTTGTAGGGCTCGTTCTTCATCGCTTCACGGGCCTGGTCCTCGGAGACCACGCGGCGGACGAACTTCTGGTTCTGGTTGATGATCTTCTGCATCATCTTTTCGAGGGTTTTGAGGTCCTCGGGAGTGAACGGTTCGGCAACATCGAAATCGAAGTAGAAACCGTCGGTGATGTACGGACCGATGCCCAGCTTGGCGTCCGGGCGCAGCTGCTGGACGGCCTGCGCCATGACGTGGGCGGTGGAGTGACGGAGGACGTTCAGCCCGTCGGGGGAATCGATGGTGACGCCCTCGACGTCGGCGCCCTCGGGCAGTTCCTGGTCCAGGTCCTTCAGCTCGCCGTTGACGCGGGCTACTACAACATCACGGCGCTCAAAGAAGAGTTCCGCACCGGTTGTCCCGGTAGTCACCTTGGTCTCTTCGCCATCGACGAGAAGGGTGATCTGCTGGGCATCTGACACGGGTGTCTCCTATTCAAAGTTAAGGCTTCATAGCTTGTGGCATA contains:
- a CDS encoding CapA family protein — protein: MGTMSGRGPVRIRACASALAVALLLFGAVAGCGLVAEQDGSTARPGSSASTGALPGTGGDSSSVPAAAATSTPQPTPTPTPTPGKGPACPVLRCTSVLVTGDMLVHAQLWQQAQQDAAAAGKPGMDFVPLLEGQRRYINNSDLAICHLETPVAGPDGPFSAYPSFNVPPQIITAAKVVGYQACTTGSNHTIDRGTDGLLRTLDTLDAAGLKHTGSYRTETESQGILVMQTAAAKIAVVQATYGLNGLVPDHPWQVDTLDAPAMIAKAEKARAEGADIVLAAMHAGDEYSSEPNAQQQEVAHALADSGQFNLVYGHHAHAVQPIENYKGTWIAYGLGNGITELSPWYVVNNEGLLVRVQFGQEASGRWSTTDLAWAPSVMVRDPYRWCSVAADAPKGPCAGPEADAATRQRTLGVVESRGAAAGGAHELLITKER
- a CDS encoding HIT domain-containing protein — encoded protein: MQENTGAGYPGDAGVTDDFDLAGVPDAFQRLWTPHRMAYIKGGQHQFKNENDCPFCVGPGRTDEEALIVHRGKTCYVVLNLFPYNPGHLLVCPYRHIPDYTDLTLDETAEFAELTQTAMRVLRKVANPGGFNLGMNQGVVGGAGIAAHLHQHIVPRWGGDGNFFPIIAQTKAITQTLDEVRQQVADAWPGETDAE
- the pgsA gene encoding phosphatidylinositol phosphate synthase, which codes for MLNRHARGFFTALFTPLARWLLKIGVSPDAVTVIGTAGVVVGALVFYPLGQLWWGTLFITAFIFSDVLDGIMARMREVGSRWGNFLDSTLDRIADGALFAGLAVWFFTGGANIPIAVAAMVCLVLGMVVSYARAKAESLGFTANTGIAERAERLVSVLVVTGFTGLGLPEVVLLVTLLLLAVASFITVVQRVLSVRRQSLAEPSPAD
- a CDS encoding M3 family metallopeptidase yields the protein MTNPLLAPSPLPYGLPPFAEIQPAHYQEAIEAGLAGHLAEIQAIVDNPDPATFENTALAMERSGRLLERAAASFFTLVSADASDVIRDLETKLSPLFSAHQDEVYLNRALFERFAAIDTAGCDAESVRLVEEYLKEFRQSGIQLDGPGQDRLRAINAELSRLGTEFGQRVKEGMKSAALLLDHAGDLAGLPADDIASAAEAARAAGHEGKFLLTLIQPSNQPALAALENRDIRRRLFEASVARGSSGGSLDVLGLATSMAGLRAEKASLLGFANYAELVVDRQTAPDFESVQSMLSRMAPAAVRNADAEAAALAEAAGHPLEAWDWAFYSARVRREKYAVDEQELRPYFELDRVLADGVFFAATSLYGITFHERKDLSGYHPDVRVWEVRGEDGEGLGLFLGDYYTRESKRGGAWMNSLVEQAGLLGTRPVVINNLNISKPPAGEPTLLTLDELRTTFHEFGHALHGLFSNVTYPRFSGTAVPRDFVEYPSQVNEMWIMWPAVLANYARHHATGEPLPAGVVEKLNESRLWGEGFATTEYLGAALLDLAWHVLAAGDVPDDAAAFEDKALAAAGIAHALIPPRYRTGYFQHVFAGAGYAAGYYSYIWSEVLDAETVDWFTENGGLTRANGQRFREELLSRGNSRDPLESFRTLRGRDARLEPLLKRRGLE
- the pdxS gene encoding pyridoxal 5'-phosphate synthase lyase subunit PdxS; its protein translation is MSTPDVSSEAGSSANSVTGSNRVKRGMAEMLKGGVIMDVVNVEQARIAEDAGAVAVMALERVPADIRAQGGVSRMSDPDMIDQIIDAVSIPVMAKARIGHFVEAQVLQSLGVDYIDESEVLTPADYVNHIDKWKFKVPFVCGATNLGEALRRINEGAAMIRSKGEAGTGDVSNATGHMRQIRAEIAKLAALPEDELYVAAKELQAPYELVKEVAAAGKLPVVLFTAGGIATPADAAMMMQLGADGVFVGSGIFKSGNPAQRAAAVVKATTFFDDPDVIAKASRGLGEAMVGINVDEIPQPHRLAERGW
- the thrS gene encoding threonine--tRNA ligase — its product is MSDAQQITLLVDGEETKVTTGTTGAELFFERRDVVVARVNGELKDLDQELPEGADVEGVTIDSPDGLNVLRHSTAHVMAQAVQQLRPDAKLGIGPYITDGFYFDFDVAEPFTPEDLKTLEKMMQKIINQNQKFVRRVVSEDQAREAMKNEPYKLELLGKKNEAAEAGEGVNVEVGAGDITIYDNVERKEGTTVWCDLCRGPHLPNTKLISNAFALTRSSSAYWLGNQKNQQLQRIYGTAWPTKDALKAYQERIAEAERRDHRKLGSELDLFSFPDELGSGLPVFHPKGGIIRKEMEDYSRQRHVEAGYEFVYTPHITKGHLYEVSGHLDWYKDGMFPAMHVDAELNEDGTVRKPGQDYYLKPMNCPMHNLIFRARGRSYRELPLRLFEFGSVYRYEKSGVVHGLTRVRGMTQDDAHIYCTREQMKDELTKTLNFVLGLLKDYGLNDFYLELSTKDPEKYVGEDAAWEEATRTLSEVAQESGLELVPDPGGAAFYGPKISVQAKDALGRTWQMSTIQLDFNLPERFELEFQAADGTRQRPVMIHRALFGSIERFMGVLTEHYAGAFPAWLAPVQVVGIPVAETFNEYMFDVVDQLKAAGIRAEVDTSSDRFPKKIRTASKDKIPFVLIAGGDDAEAGAVSFRFRDGSQDNGVPVAEAVKRITEAVRNRTS